In one Brienomyrus brachyistius isolate T26 chromosome 7, BBRACH_0.4, whole genome shotgun sequence genomic region, the following are encoded:
- the LOC125745813 gene encoding uncharacterized protein LOC125745813, with product MTRNKRIAKAVSWSNDRYWATWDKWMEVIDWEDEEELCSPAESPSDQADRSIVSHTRKPIAKAVSWTDDVYWAAWDKWDEIICWGEGECSPATPPINQPGRDKGLDMYGLEVFVLNERTVSIKPADDHQDRLKIGAVVVDLCQFELDGVNDKFEIVEIQIGEVKLEETAERGFNSEFELEIMDVEIEVVDSEFQLNALNWEIAGTKVDKLLVEHLNINNLEAGSVKVSTSNGNVVYVNGM from the exons atgacgag aaacaaacgaattgcaaaagctgtcagctggagcaacgatcgatactgggcaacttgggacaagtggatggaagtgattgactgggaagatgaggaagagctgtgctccccagccgaatcaccctctgaccaggctgaccgttccatcgtgtcacacacccgaaagccaattgccaaggcagttagctggacggatgatgtgtattgggcagcctgggacaagtgggatgagatcatctgctggggtgaaggagagtgctccccagcaactccacccatcaaccagcctgggagggataaggggttagacatgtatgggttagaggtttttgtgttaaatgaaaggacagtctccataaagcctgcagatgaccaccaagacaggctgaaaataggagccgtagtggtcgacctctgccagtttgagctagatggtgtaaatgataaatttgaaattgtcgaaatacaaattggagaggtcaaattggaggagactgcagagaggggttttaattcagaatttgaattggaaattatggatgtggagatagaggttgtagacagtgaattccagctgaatgctcttaattgggaaattgctggaactaaagtggacaaattattagtggaacacctgaacataaataatctagaagcaggcagtgtgaaggtgtccacatcaaatgggaatgtggtatatgtcaatggtatgtga